A window of the Desulfobacula toluolica Tol2 genome harbors these coding sequences:
- the murJ gene encoding murein biosynthesis integral membrane protein MurJ, whose protein sequence is MRKILKKTAMISSLTFSSRMLGVIRDAIIAMCFGTSYQSDAFFIAFRPFDLLRKLFSEGILSVSFVPVFFKTLENEGLSKAVIMVFSFFCFISLAGIFIVLTGIFCAPLIIKVIAPGFIGDSYTSGLTMILFKIMLPYFWLVLITALCMGVLNSLGHFGAPAVAPVVFNLVLIVFAIFFTNYFKIPVIGLAAGVTIGGAVQLAIQIPFMIRLGMFKIPLFQFYRLLSVCFFHPGLLKVMKIMVPCMVGAASYQINIMVASFFTSKLEEGSVSFVYYADRLVQFPLALFAVSFSMVFLPELSKKAVLGHLDEIADLFSNGVKLVLFITIPAMAGLMALDEKIVALLFGHGAFKGIAIQQTADCLFFLVSGLWAFTGIRLFVTLHYALSSIRIPFYSGILAIVLNLIFCFLFVDSLGLKGLALSVSISGMAGFVFLLINMPGAVNVDKYGIIVSACRSVFLSVIMFFLVRQASDFILKEEWNRFWFGTGVMGCICFGMIFYFSVNVFISTPELKMLKKGMTK, encoded by the coding sequence GTGAGAAAAATACTAAAAAAGACAGCAATGATAAGCAGTTTAACATTTAGCAGTCGTATGCTCGGAGTTATTAGGGATGCCATCATTGCCATGTGTTTTGGTACATCTTATCAAAGTGATGCCTTTTTTATTGCCTTCCGGCCCTTTGATCTTTTACGCAAACTGTTTTCCGAAGGGATTTTGAGTGTTTCCTTTGTACCGGTCTTCTTTAAAACCCTTGAAAATGAAGGGCTTTCAAAGGCAGTTATAATGGTTTTTTCTTTTTTTTGTTTTATTTCCCTGGCCGGTATTTTTATTGTACTGACCGGGATATTTTGTGCCCCTTTGATCATTAAGGTGATTGCCCCCGGATTTATTGGTGATTCATACACGTCCGGACTGACAATGATATTGTTTAAAATTATGCTGCCCTATTTCTGGCTGGTTCTCATTACCGCCCTTTGCATGGGTGTGTTAAATTCTTTGGGGCATTTTGGTGCGCCAGCCGTTGCCCCTGTTGTGTTTAATCTTGTTTTAATCGTGTTTGCCATTTTTTTTACTAATTATTTTAAAATCCCCGTAATAGGCTTGGCTGCCGGTGTTACCATTGGTGGCGCTGTTCAGCTTGCCATACAGATTCCATTTATGATCCGTCTTGGGATGTTTAAAATTCCTTTATTTCAATTTTACCGTCTGTTATCGGTTTGTTTTTTTCATCCAGGACTATTAAAAGTCATGAAAATAATGGTTCCCTGTATGGTTGGTGCTGCCTCGTATCAGATCAATATCATGGTGGCTTCATTTTTTACTTCAAAACTTGAAGAAGGCAGTGTGTCTTTTGTCTATTATGCAGACCGGCTGGTACAGTTTCCATTGGCACTTTTTGCCGTCTCGTTTTCTATGGTTTTTCTGCCGGAATTATCAAAAAAAGCTGTTTTGGGGCATTTGGATGAAATAGCAGACCTGTTTTCAAACGGGGTCAAACTTGTGCTGTTTATCACCATCCCTGCAATGGCAGGATTGATGGCCCTGGATGAAAAAATTGTTGCATTATTGTTTGGGCACGGGGCTTTCAAAGGCATTGCCATTCAACAGACAGCGGACTGCCTGTTTTTTCTGGTTTCAGGCTTGTGGGCATTTACAGGTATAAGGTTGTTTGTCACATTGCATTATGCACTGTCCAGTATCCGTATCCCTTTTTATTCGGGAATCCTTGCCATAGTGTTGAATCTGATATTTTGTTTCCTGTTTGTTGACAGTCTTGGGCTTAAAGGGCTTGCATTATCCGTTTCAATATCCGGCATGGCAGGGTTTGTATTTTTGTTGATCAATATGCCGGGAGCCGTGAATGTTGATAAATACGGGATCATTGTTTCTGCTTGCAGATCTGTTTTCCTGTCTGTTATAATGTTTTTTCTTGTCAGACAGGCATCGGATTTTATACTGAAAGAAGAATGGAATAGGTTTTGGTTTGGAACAGGAGTGATGGGATGTATATGTTTTGGAATGATATTTTACTTTAGTGTAAATGTTTTTATTTCAACCCCTGAACTTAAAATGTTGAAAAAAGGAATGACTAAATAG
- a CDS encoding type II secretion system F family protein, translated as MDFMILSVIIFIVSLLIIELCLYAYRHSLSNRNAKIKKRLRKYTFVEDDFGGILKKRDLSDIPFLNNILLSLPFVKSWDNLVMQANAKYPVGFYILMSFLLGALGALGFLYFLNNILLALGGGLLLMYSPCLYLKYLKDKRIQKFKQQLHEALDLIARALRAGHSFTSSMKLAADEFGDPLGIEFEETLDEINFGVSVPVALRNLSQRVDCKEINYFVVAVIIQRDTGGNLAELIESLAHIVRETFKFEGKVRILSAEGRLSGVVLCLIPFLIGLWLQISSPGFMKPLFTEPIGRILLGVAGVMMIVGMFVIKKIVKIEV; from the coding sequence ATGGATTTCATGATCTTAAGTGTTATTATCTTTATTGTGTCTTTACTTATTATTGAATTGTGCCTTTATGCTTATCGCCACTCATTGAGCAATCGTAATGCAAAAATAAAAAAACGGCTGAGAAAGTATACCTTTGTGGAAGATGATTTTGGGGGGATATTAAAGAAAAGGGATCTTAGCGATATCCCTTTTTTAAACAATATTCTATTGTCACTTCCTTTTGTGAAATCCTGGGACAATCTTGTCATGCAGGCTAATGCAAAATATCCCGTAGGGTTTTATATTTTGATGTCTTTTTTGCTGGGTGCTTTAGGTGCTTTAGGCTTTCTTTATTTTCTTAATAATATATTGCTTGCATTGGGTGGGGGGCTGTTGTTAATGTACTCACCCTGCCTGTATCTTAAATATTTAAAAGATAAAAGAATTCAAAAATTTAAACAACAATTGCACGAAGCTCTTGATTTGATAGCAAGGGCTTTGCGTGCAGGTCATTCTTTTACCAGCAGCATGAAACTTGCTGCGGATGAATTTGGAGACCCGTTGGGAATTGAATTTGAAGAAACCCTGGATGAAATTAATTTTGGTGTCAGTGTACCTGTAGCACTCAGGAATCTTTCCCAGCGCGTTGACTGCAAGGAGATAAATTATTTTGTGGTGGCGGTTATTATTCAAAGAGATACAGGGGGTAATCTGGCTGAATTGATAGAAAGCCTTGCCCATATTGTCCGTGAAACTTTCAAGTTTGAAGGAAAAGTAAGAATTTTGAGTGCTGAAGGCAGGTTGTCCGGAGTGGTACTGTGCCTGATTCCATTTCTCATCGGTTTGTGGCTGCAGATATCTTCACCAGGTTTTATGAAACCTCTTTTTACCGAACCTATTGGCAGGATATTGTTGGGAGTTGCCGGAGTCATGATGATTGTCGGGATGTTTGTAATTAAAAAAATTGTTAAAATTGAAGTTTAG
- the lptE gene encoding LPS assembly lipoprotein LptE produces the protein MFAVFASCGYQFEGGGYINKDVTRVAVNILDNNSLQTEAGVVFTNALIREIIEKTDTAVVDESHATAVIKGTINAITFSTLSRSTTESVIERRVCAVLDLRLVNKDGEMIWSVKDFATDEEYTVSEDNIEDENNIRDAVEKIATRSAEKVISRMLNNF, from the coding sequence TTGTTTGCAGTTTTTGCATCCTGTGGTTACCAGTTTGAAGGCGGCGGATATATTAACAAAGATGTGACTCGAGTTGCTGTAAATATTCTGGATAATAATAGTTTGCAAACAGAAGCAGGTGTTGTATTTACCAATGCCTTGATCAGGGAGATCATTGAAAAAACCGATACGGCTGTTGTTGATGAATCCCATGCAACAGCTGTTATCAAAGGAACCATTAATGCGATCACCTTTTCTACCTTATCCCGTTCAACTACGGAATCCGTTATAGAAAGGAGGGTTTGTGCTGTCCTTGATTTGAGGCTGGTGAACAAGGATGGCGAAATGATATGGTCTGTCAAGGATTTTGCGACTGATGAGGAATATACCGTATCTGAAGATAATATCGAAGATGAAAACAATATAAGGGATGCTGTGGAGAAAATAGCCACAAGAAGTGCTGAAAAAGTAATCAGCAGAATGCTGAATAATTTTTAG
- a CDS encoding rhodanese-like domain-containing protein codes for MIRKDLTGALIIVLGALVTAFSYNYFSPSGIALFGQWETSKGVVSAASKTGSVNNSIEITSSDIIWQMVQKKERVVLDVRPHEIYNQGHLPHALSFPLMTFDDDFPELLNLINRSSPVMVYCSSVACTDSHEFADRLKNMGYTDVKVFSGGFRLWQEKGYEIEKNEK; via the coding sequence ATGATCCGAAAAGATTTGACAGGAGCTTTAATCATTGTTTTAGGGGCTTTGGTGACTGCTTTTTCCTATAATTATTTTTCCCCTTCCGGAATTGCTTTGTTTGGCCAATGGGAGACATCAAAAGGGGTTGTCTCTGCTGCTTCAAAAACCGGTTCCGTTAATAATTCAATTGAGATAACCAGCTCTGACATCATCTGGCAGATGGTTCAAAAAAAGGAAAGGGTCGTTCTGGATGTAAGACCACATGAAATCTATAATCAAGGGCATCTGCCCCATGCCTTGTCTTTCCCGTTAATGACGTTTGACGATGATTTCCCTGAATTATTAAATTTGATCAACAGGTCGTCGCCTGTCATGGTCTATTGTTCAAGCGTTGCCTGTACTGACAGCCATGAGTTTGCAGACCGTTTGAAAAATATGGGATATACTGATGTCAAGGTGTTTTCGGGCGGATTTCGGCTATGGCAGGAAAAGGGGTATGAAATAGAAAAAAATGAAAAATAG
- a CDS encoding tetratricopeptide repeat protein yields MILKMIKRSAIIIVLLICFFLTGCGSKTVMVEPRVTYGNPSQDHIRDIPQVRYKALSESIENKQLPEINADEYEKLGDALLSKGKYFMAYMQYENSLKKNKDNIRVEYKKGAALLGGGRNEEAQKIFKLILQKQPDFALAHEGMGRVNFKNKSYHIAKLNFEKAVDLNPLLWRSYAYLGNLYDFKKDYDLAVKEYKTALTIKPDAGYIHNNMGASLYMSGRYKNAVDSFYQALRSNYNSKKVYNNLGRAFVALELYDNALEAFEKGGTKASAYNNIGVGYLKNGNTTKAAECFEKAIELSPRFYVLANENLKKCRLKQQ; encoded by the coding sequence ATGATTTTAAAAATGATAAAACGATCTGCAATTATTATCGTTCTCTTAATTTGTTTCTTTTTGACCGGCTGTGGCTCAAAAACGGTTATGGTTGAACCCCGTGTAACCTATGGTAACCCTTCTCAGGATCACATAAGGGATATCCCACAGGTTCGATACAAAGCTCTTTCAGAGTCCATTGAAAACAAACAACTGCCTGAAATTAATGCAGATGAATATGAAAAATTAGGGGACGCCCTTCTTTCAAAGGGCAAGTATTTTATGGCGTATATGCAGTATGAAAATTCTTTGAAAAAAAACAAGGATAATATAAGAGTTGAATATAAAAAAGGAGCAGCTCTTCTTGGCGGAGGCAGAAATGAGGAAGCCCAAAAAATATTTAAATTGATTTTGCAGAAACAACCTGACTTTGCGCTTGCCCACGAAGGCATGGGACGGGTTAATTTTAAAAACAAATCATATCATATTGCGAAATTGAATTTTGAGAAAGCCGTTGATTTGAATCCTCTTTTATGGCGTTCATATGCATATCTGGGCAATTTATATGATTTTAAAAAAGACTATGACCTGGCTGTAAAAGAATATAAGACTGCTTTGACCATTAAGCCTGATGCCGGGTATATCCATAATAATATGGGTGCTTCTCTTTATATGTCCGGCAGGTATAAAAACGCTGTGGATTCATTTTATCAGGCCTTGAGATCAAATTATAACAGTAAAAAGGTTTACAATAATCTGGGACGGGCATTTGTGGCATTGGAACTTTATGATAACGCCCTTGAAGCATTTGAAAAAGGGGGAACCAAAGCTTCGGCCTACAATAATATAGGGGTGGGGTATTTAAAAAACGGTAATACAACCAAAGCAGCAGAATGTTTTGAAAAAGCAATTGAACTGAGTCCCAGATTTTATGTGTTAGCCAATGAGAATCTTAAAAAATGCAGGTTAAAACAGCAATAA
- the rpsT gene encoding 30S ribosomal protein S20, translating into MANHKSAKKRAKQSQVRRLRNRSVKTTLKNMEKKVRAAKEAGDDNRDEILRKTQSAIHKAAKKGVLHKKTASRKISRLFKFMNT; encoded by the coding sequence TTGGCTAACCATAAATCTGCAAAAAAAAGGGCTAAACAGAGTCAGGTAAGACGGCTTAGAAACAGATCTGTAAAAACCACACTCAAGAACATGGAAAAAAAGGTTCGTGCTGCAAAAGAAGCCGGGGATGACAACAGGGATGAAATCCTGAGAAAAACTCAATCTGCGATCCACAAAGCCGCTAAAAAGGGTGTTCTCCATAAAAAGACTGCTTCCAGAAAAATCTCAAGACTATTCAAGTTTATGAACACATAG
- a CDS encoding type II secretion system F family protein gives MLSLDQNFSMMIFPLFFVAFFLLCMGIIQYSNVRKKNKEMINKIKRGGFDDGAVNYDKNSSASSKKSINPFAAFFSLFSKKSSNKDLSDPGEMKIKFLRAGLQWENAESAFWGAKLCLPLFFVGCFILSRIFIFKVMADPMTVSITVLLGLFGFYLPEIWLKQKTDKRKEILFKGLPDALDLLLVCVEAGMGLDSAMNRVGQELRLTYPDLSREFSLMNLEMRAGKMRQDALRNLARRTGIDEMASLVTLLIQTDKFGTSVGSALKVFSDSFRTKRFQKAEEIAAKLPVNILFPLILFIFPSLFVVILGPAAITIYNNIILK, from the coding sequence ATGCTTTCATTAGATCAGAATTTTTCCATGATGATTTTTCCTCTTTTTTTTGTCGCCTTTTTCCTTTTATGCATGGGGATAATACAATATTCAAATGTTCGAAAAAAAAACAAGGAAATGATCAATAAGATTAAAAGAGGCGGTTTTGATGATGGTGCTGTGAATTATGACAAAAATTCCTCTGCTTCGTCTAAAAAGTCAATCAATCCTTTTGCTGCATTTTTCAGTCTTTTTTCCAAAAAAAGCAGTAATAAAGATCTTTCAGATCCGGGTGAAATGAAAATCAAGTTTTTAAGGGCAGGTCTTCAATGGGAAAATGCTGAATCAGCATTCTGGGGTGCAAAATTATGTTTGCCTTTATTCTTTGTAGGATGTTTTATTCTTTCAAGAATTTTTATTTTTAAGGTGATGGCCGACCCCATGACAGTCAGCATTACCGTACTACTAGGTTTGTTTGGATTCTATCTGCCTGAAATATGGCTGAAACAAAAAACAGATAAAAGAAAGGAGATTCTCTTTAAAGGGTTGCCGGATGCTTTAGATCTCCTGCTGGTATGTGTAGAAGCCGGTATGGGGCTTGACAGTGCAATGAATCGGGTGGGGCAGGAATTAAGATTAACGTATCCTGATCTCAGCCGGGAATTTTCTCTTATGAACCTTGAAATGAGAGCAGGGAAAATGAGGCAGGACGCACTCAGGAATCTTGCCCGTCGAACCGGCATTGACGAGATGGCAAGTCTTGTTACCTTATTGATTCAAACAGATAAATTCGGTACAAGTGTGGGTTCAGCCCTTAAAGTGTTTTCTGATTCATTCAGAACAAAAAGATTTCAAAAAGCAGAAGAAATTGCCGCAAAGTTGCCTGTAAACATATTGTTTCCTTTGATTTTATTTATTTTTCCGTCTTTGTTTGTCGTAATATTGGGACCTGCTGCAATTACAATTTATAATAATATTATCTTAAAATAA
- the leuS gene encoding leucine--tRNA ligase — protein sequence MEERYNPELVEPKWQAYWKENQLFKVTEDPSKEKYYLLEMFPYPSGKIHIGHVRNYTIGDVVVRYKRMKGFNVLHPMGWDAFGMPAENAAIDNNTHPAAWTYSNISAMRAQLKKMGFSYDWDREIATCRPEYYKWEQWLFLKMLEKGMAYRKESYVNWCEKCQTVLANEQVEQDKCWRCSRPVQQKKLWQWFFKITDYAQDLLVHCDQLPGWPDKVTVMQKNWIGRSVGSELKFKIHGRDEDLVVFTTRPDTVFGATFMCLAPEHPLVESLSKGTKTQDEVAAFVKKVSSQERSAEGIEKYEKEGVFTGAYCINPATLEKIPIYTANFVLMEYGTGAIMSVPAGDQRDFDFARKYGLEIRVVVQPEGEELDGNTMPEAFTGSGVMVNSGEFNGLDSTKAMDVMTDWLEEKGRGKKTVSYRLRDWGISRQRFWGAPIPVIHCPDCGVVPVPEADLPIRLPEDANLLEKGGSPLPTLDFFAKATCPACGRQDAKRDTDTMDTFVESSWYYLRYCSPRYEKGMFDPEAVKYWAPVDQYIGGVEHAVLHLLYSRYFMRVLHTLGMIDFKEPFTRLLTQGMVCKETMTCPDHGFLFPEEAVKNDDGKLVCTRCNSDVEVGRVIKMSKSKKNVVDPNELLEKYGADVTRLFSLFAAPPERDLEWNEDGVEGSNRFVNRVWRFVLEWLEKIDGIEPFNGSACDLASKQAKDLYIKANQTIKKVTEDIDKSFHFNTAISAVMELVNDLYAIDPDCVDDEVKKVILFSIENILLLLSPIIPHFCEELYEKLGKTGSILEQPWPEYRKDSLETDEVLVIVQVNGKLRSKFKIGSDTEDAVVKETALADEKIKKYMGDKQPKKIIVIKKKQTLVNIVI from the coding sequence ATGGAGGAGCGGTATAATCCGGAATTGGTAGAACCAAAATGGCAGGCATACTGGAAGGAAAATCAACTTTTTAAAGTCACTGAAGACCCTTCAAAAGAAAAATATTATCTATTGGAAATGTTTCCTTATCCTTCCGGTAAAATCCATATAGGCCATGTGCGTAATTATACCATTGGTGATGTGGTTGTCAGGTACAAAAGGATGAAAGGCTTTAATGTTCTTCATCCCATGGGGTGGGATGCATTTGGCATGCCCGCTGAAAATGCAGCCATTGATAATAACACACACCCTGCAGCCTGGACTTATAGCAATATCAGTGCCATGCGTGCGCAGCTCAAGAAGATGGGGTTCTCATATGACTGGGACCGTGAAATAGCAACCTGTCGTCCGGAATATTATAAATGGGAGCAATGGCTTTTCCTTAAAATGCTTGAAAAAGGTATGGCCTATCGGAAAGAATCTTATGTAAACTGGTGTGAAAAATGCCAGACAGTTCTTGCCAATGAGCAGGTTGAACAGGATAAATGCTGGAGATGCTCCCGACCGGTTCAGCAAAAAAAGTTGTGGCAATGGTTTTTCAAAATTACGGATTATGCTCAGGATTTGCTTGTCCATTGTGATCAGTTGCCGGGATGGCCCGATAAAGTAACTGTGATGCAGAAAAACTGGATCGGCAGGAGCGTCGGGTCTGAATTGAAATTTAAAATCCATGGCAGGGATGAAGATCTTGTGGTGTTTACCACAAGGCCGGATACGGTTTTTGGTGCAACCTTCATGTGTCTTGCTCCGGAACATCCTCTGGTTGAAAGCCTTTCTAAAGGGACAAAAACGCAAGATGAAGTGGCGGCTTTTGTTAAAAAAGTATCAAGCCAGGAACGATCTGCCGAAGGTATAGAAAAATATGAAAAAGAGGGGGTCTTCACGGGTGCGTATTGCATTAATCCCGCAACTCTTGAGAAAATTCCCATTTATACAGCCAATTTTGTTTTAATGGAATATGGAACCGGTGCCATCATGTCTGTTCCTGCAGGTGACCAGAGGGATTTTGATTTTGCCCGGAAGTATGGGCTTGAAATCAGGGTTGTGGTTCAGCCGGAAGGTGAAGAACTTGACGGCAATACAATGCCGGAAGCCTTTACAGGTTCAGGTGTTATGGTGAATTCCGGAGAATTTAACGGGCTGGACAGTACAAAAGCCATGGATGTGATGACCGACTGGCTGGAAGAAAAGGGCAGGGGAAAGAAAACTGTTTCCTACAGATTAAGAGACTGGGGAATTTCACGACAGCGATTCTGGGGGGCACCGATTCCGGTGATTCATTGCCCGGATTGCGGTGTTGTTCCGGTTCCTGAGGCGGATCTTCCCATACGCCTGCCTGAAGATGCCAACCTTCTCGAAAAAGGTGGATCTCCCTTGCCGACCCTTGATTTTTTTGCCAAGGCCACCTGTCCTGCGTGCGGCAGGCAGGACGCGAAAAGAGATACTGATACCATGGATACTTTTGTTGAGTCTTCCTGGTATTATTTAAGGTATTGTTCCCCTCGATATGAGAAGGGCATGTTTGATCCTGAAGCTGTAAAATACTGGGCTCCCGTGGACCAGTACATTGGTGGCGTAGAACACGCAGTGCTTCATTTGCTGTATTCCCGGTATTTTATGAGGGTATTGCATACCCTTGGCATGATTGATTTTAAAGAACCGTTTACCCGGCTTCTCACCCAGGGCATGGTGTGCAAAGAGACCATGACCTGTCCTGATCATGGATTTCTTTTTCCGGAAGAAGCAGTGAAAAACGATGACGGGAAACTTGTGTGTACACGATGCAACAGTGATGTTGAGGTGGGGCGTGTTATTAAAATGTCCAAATCCAAGAAAAATGTTGTGGACCCCAACGAACTGCTTGAAAAATACGGGGCTGATGTGACTCGGTTGTTCTCTTTGTTTGCCGCTCCTCCTGAAAGAGATCTTGAGTGGAATGAGGATGGTGTTGAGGGCAGCAACAGGTTTGTAAACAGGGTGTGGCGGTTTGTTCTGGAATGGTTGGAAAAAATTGATGGAATTGAACCCTTTAACGGTTCAGCTTGTGATCTTGCATCAAAACAGGCAAAAGATCTCTATATCAAGGCAAATCAGACTATTAAAAAAGTGACGGAAGATATTGATAAGAGCTTTCATTTTAATACAGCCATTTCTGCTGTCATGGAGCTTGTAAATGACCTGTATGCTATTGATCCTGATTGTGTAGACGATGAAGTGAAAAAAGTGATTCTGTTCAGTATTGAAAATATCCTTTTGCTGTTGTCCCCCATTATTCCGCATTTTTGTGAAGAACTTTATGAAAAGCTGGGCAAGACCGGGTCGATTCTTGAGCAGCCCTGGCCTGAATATAGAAAAGACTCTCTTGAAACAGATGAGGTTCTTGTTATTGTGCAGGTAAACGGGAAGCTTCGATCCAAGTTTAAAATTGGTTCGGACACTGAAGATGCTGTTGTCAAAGAAACGGCGTTGGCTGATGAAAAGATTAAAAAATATATGGGTGATAAACAGCCCAAAAAGATTATTGTGATCAAGAAAAAACAAACACTTGTTAATATTGTTATTTGA
- a CDS encoding LytR C-terminal domain-containing protein — protein MVIRNQMSKLFMGCLLFFCCFFSLSGCAAMKNWFSFVTDSNMFKTVDQLDEKDFKQFISTVKPVTDYAENQYKLARHFQKQNQHEIAVEEFIKVLKTDPEFYNAYNALGVSYDFLKQHDSAIEAYHNALKINPELDYVYNNIGYSNLLKQNFKAALKAFEKAIAINSENKIYQNNLALAQAKLGQDYSFTADSYTPEKQDILTSTLDTKQVTRKKTTEITDRLGDRQLETSPFEKPVEIKIETNYYAVQLGVYYDVNAAIKVLKKAIKKGYDRPYITKIEKNKPYYRVRFGKYQTRAEAEVVASQNLDKVGKPSLTVIETYPIDVFYTENEHLNRDSLNHGRLNHGRLNIEVLNGNGIYRMAKRVSIYFEQKGFNVGVPLNANHFNHPSTRIYYAPGYYKDAQKMAQDIPGFKIAGEFVESANLKANIRLLLGKDISLFNAELKKRLNI, from the coding sequence ATGGTAATTCGAAATCAAATGTCAAAATTATTCATGGGATGTTTGTTGTTTTTTTGCTGTTTTTTTAGTCTTTCAGGCTGTGCTGCCATGAAGAACTGGTTCTCATTTGTCACTGATTCAAACATGTTTAAAACCGTTGATCAATTAGATGAAAAAGATTTTAAACAATTTATATCCACTGTGAAACCTGTTACAGATTATGCGGAAAATCAGTACAAACTGGCAAGGCATTTCCAAAAACAAAATCAGCATGAAATTGCTGTTGAAGAGTTTATAAAAGTATTAAAAACAGATCCTGAATTTTATAATGCTTATAATGCCCTCGGGGTTTCCTATGATTTTTTAAAACAACATGATTCGGCAATTGAGGCGTATCATAACGCCCTGAAAATAAATCCAGAACTGGATTATGTGTATAACAACATCGGTTATTCAAATTTACTGAAACAAAATTTTAAGGCAGCATTAAAAGCCTTTGAAAAGGCCATCGCAATCAATTCGGAAAATAAGATTTATCAAAATAATCTGGCTCTGGCCCAGGCAAAATTAGGACAAGATTATTCTTTTACAGCAGATTCTTACACACCTGAAAAGCAGGATATATTAACTTCTACTCTCGATACAAAGCAAGTTACCCGGAAAAAAACAACCGAAATAACGGATAGGTTGGGTGACAGACAATTGGAAACCTCACCTTTTGAAAAGCCTGTTGAAATAAAAATTGAAACCAATTATTACGCAGTACAGCTTGGTGTCTATTATGATGTTAATGCCGCCATCAAGGTTTTGAAAAAAGCCATAAAAAAAGGATATGATCGGCCGTATATAACAAAAATAGAAAAAAACAAACCCTATTATCGGGTGCGGTTTGGAAAATATCAAACCAGGGCGGAAGCTGAGGTGGTGGCATCTCAAAATTTAGATAAAGTTGGCAAACCTTCATTAACCGTTATTGAAACTTATCCCATAGATGTCTTTTATACAGAAAATGAACATTTGAATCGTGACAGTTTAAATCATGGTCGTTTAAATCATGGTCGTTTGAATATTGAAGTGTTAAACGGCAACGGAATTTATCGTATGGCTAAAAGAGTAAGTATTTATTTTGAACAAAAAGGATTTAATGTTGGAGTTCCTTTAAATGCAAACCATTTTAATCATCCGTCTACAAGAATTTATTATGCCCCTGGTTATTACAAGGATGCTCAAAAAATGGCTCAAGATATTCCTGGTTTTAAAATTGCTGGAGAATTTGTTGAATCGGCAAACTTGAAAGCAAATATCCGGTTATTGCTTGGAAAAGACATCTCTTTGTTTAATGCCGAATTAAAGAAGCGTTTAAACATATAG
- a CDS encoding FtsB family cell division protein, whose protein sequence is MTIIEKTGLFAAIFIFLALLCIIVFSKNGVLDYKVLKEKEAVIQDQIRAVEVVNHKLENEIQSLKTDMDYIKHVAKHEHDMAEEDELIFKDKSGDKRDNRP, encoded by the coding sequence ATGACTATTATAGAAAAAACAGGCCTTTTTGCCGCCATATTTATTTTTCTGGCGCTTTTATGCATCATTGTCTTTTCAAAAAACGGTGTTTTGGATTATAAGGTACTCAAAGAAAAAGAAGCCGTTATTCAGGATCAGATACGGGCTGTCGAGGTTGTAAATCATAAACTTGAAAATGAAATTCAAAGTTTAAAAACCGATATGGATTATATCAAACATGTGGCAAAGCATGAGCATGATATGGCTGAAGAAGACGAACTTATTTTTAAAGATAAATCAGGTGATAAAAGGGATAATAGACCATGA
- a CDS encoding MauE/DoxX family redox-associated membrane protein, with the protein MKNSYTEVFAFVIKLVLGITFIVASYHKIEDPAGFAGIIYGYAVFPGGIINLLAIAIPFLELVAGFSLILGVYPRSALLIMNILLSGFIFIIGFNLLRGHQFDCGCFSFSGQSNTASNISLLVRDVFLLGAGIHLWKKISAS; encoded by the coding sequence ATGAAAAATAGTTACACAGAAGTATTTGCTTTTGTCATCAAGCTTGTTCTGGGTATTACGTTTATTGTTGCAAGTTACCACAAGATAGAAGACCCTGCCGGATTTGCCGGGATAATATATGGATATGCTGTTTTTCCGGGGGGCATTATCAATCTTCTGGCCATAGCCATACCATTTTTAGAGTTAGTTGCCGGGTTCAGTCTGATCCTGGGGGTATATCCAAGATCCGCACTTTTGATTATGAATATATTGCTTTCAGGGTTTATTTTTATCATTGGATTTAATCTGTTGCGCGGGCATCAATTTGATTGCGGCTGTTTTTCATTCTCAGGTCAAAGCAATACCGCATCCAATATTTCATTGCTGGTAAGGGATGTTTTTTTGTTGGGAGCCGGAATTCATTTGTGGAAAAAAATCAGCGCATCCTGA